In Chryseobacterium gotjawalense, the following are encoded in one genomic region:
- a CDS encoding AAA family ATPase produces MNSKISTLTKGQIIDDKYSVSFFLKKGTYAETYRVQNEAKEIKFLKLFDFAKLHRTQFTESGDLLEIEILKKISHPNIAKYNASGYTMIDNQKFAYVVLDFISGETLADKMKREEKLTSYEAKNIVLSVLNGLNYLHTLPNSVIHNDITIQNIMLDLSGKVEIPKIIDFGYSRFLTQSNKDFLKEGLNLFYTANETLNKVFSVQSDIFSVGALYYHLVTGLPPYFIEISKYKSDKIQLEESILEQRQKPLKFPEHIDGHTKLIISKALQPKSENRFKSVNEFLKILNGDLEVELSVPEEKAQKSYEKEKKKGKGFSAIAGMSALKAQLQLDVIDALHNSEEYAKYGVTIPNGMLLYGPPGCGKTFFAKHFAEEVGFNYVHVNPGTLKSRYVNATEENISKLFQEAEKNAPTIIFIEEISGLFPSRDSDAHEMSKNAVEAMLAEMDRTGEKGIFVLCATNYPDKIDAALLRAGRLDKKVYLSPPDFEARMAMFEMYLKSRPIDLGLDYELLAKLTENYVSSDIKDLIVDEASRFALKAKSKITMKILEEVISRTRPSVSLLELEKYEIIRKKIEGEDSIISDRPTIGFKK; encoded by the coding sequence ATGAATAGTAAAATATCTACATTAACAAAAGGTCAAATAATTGACGATAAATATTCAGTAAGTTTTTTTCTGAAGAAAGGAACTTATGCGGAAACATACCGTGTTCAAAATGAAGCGAAAGAAATTAAATTTCTGAAATTGTTTGATTTTGCAAAATTACACCGTACACAATTTACAGAGAGTGGAGATCTACTTGAAATTGAAATCTTAAAAAAAATCAGTCATCCCAATATTGCTAAATACAATGCAAGTGGTTATACAATGATTGACAATCAGAAATTTGCTTATGTAGTTTTAGATTTTATTAGCGGCGAGACTTTGGCTGATAAAATGAAAAGAGAAGAGAAATTAACTTCTTATGAAGCAAAAAACATTGTTTTGAGCGTTTTAAACGGCTTGAATTACTTGCACACTCTACCAAATTCTGTTATTCATAACGATATTACAATCCAAAACATCATGCTGGATCTTTCGGGGAAAGTTGAGATTCCGAAAATTATTGATTTCGGTTATTCCAGATTCTTAACGCAGTCGAATAAAGATTTTTTGAAAGAGGGATTGAATTTGTTTTACACGGCAAATGAAACCTTAAATAAGGTTTTCTCGGTTCAAAGTGATATTTTTTCAGTTGGAGCGTTGTATTACCATTTGGTGACGGGATTACCACCATATTTTATAGAAATTTCAAAATATAAATCTGATAAAATACAGCTCGAAGAATCTATTTTGGAACAAAGACAAAAGCCACTAAAGTTTCCAGAACATATTGACGGACATACCAAATTAATTATTTCGAAAGCTTTACAACCAAAATCAGAAAACAGGTTTAAGTCGGTCAATGAATTTTTGAAGATTCTAAATGGAGACTTGGAGGTTGAACTTTCTGTACCTGAAGAAAAGGCGCAGAAATCTTATGAGAAAGAAAAGAAAAAAGGCAAAGGTTTTTCAGCGATAGCAGGAATGTCTGCATTAAAGGCACAGTTGCAATTAGATGTAATAGATGCTCTACATAATTCGGAAGAATATGCAAAATACGGCGTAACTATACCTAACGGGATGCTTTTATATGGTCCTCCAGGTTGTGGGAAAACCTTTTTTGCTAAACATTTTGCAGAAGAAGTGGGTTTCAATTATGTACATGTAAATCCCGGCACATTAAAAAGCCGTTATGTTAATGCCACGGAAGAGAATATCTCAAAATTATTTCAGGAAGCAGAAAAGAATGCTCCTACAATTATTTTCATAGAAGAAATTAGTGGTTTATTCCCAAGCCGAGATAGTGATGCGCACGAAATGTCAAAAAATGCCGTAGAAGCAATGCTGGCTGAAATGGACAGAACAGGTGAAAAAGGAATTTTTGTATTATGTGCAACCAATTATCCAGATAAAATTGATGCTGCACTATTGAGGGCAGGAAGATTAGATAAAAAAGTTTATTTATCACCGCCTGATTTTGAAGCAAGAATGGCTATGTTCGAAATGTATTTAAAATCGCGTCCTATTGATTTGGGGCTTGATTATGAATTACTGGCAAAATTAACTGAAAATTACGTTTCTTCTGATATCAAAGATTTAATTGTGGATGAAGCATCACGATTTGCATTAAAAGCCAAGTCAAAAATAACGATGAAAATTTTAGAAGAAGTTATTAGTAGAACAAGACCTTCCGTCTCCTTACTCGAATTAGAGAAATATGAAATAATTAGAAAAAAAATTGAAGGAGAAGACAGCATAATTTCAGACAGACCTACAATAGGATTTAAAAAATAA
- a CDS encoding tellurite resistance TerB family protein has protein sequence MDKVTFDEILLKTAFCCMASDGNIDKREIEMIQFLCENSEQFGNFNFQQAINNLVQKINSDGHHFIKEYLNILENAELNEKEEILLLDFAIKTIQADDEIEYSEIKFFKTIRHRLTISDETILAFHPGIEDYLEEDIITPSLDKLTDHFFETLNLNNFEEIVISTEN, from the coding sequence ATGGATAAGGTAACTTTTGATGAGATTTTGCTAAAAACAGCTTTCTGCTGTATGGCATCAGACGGAAATATTGACAAGAGAGAAATTGAAATGATACAGTTTCTTTGTGAAAATTCAGAACAGTTCGGAAATTTTAATTTTCAACAGGCTATTAATAATTTGGTTCAGAAAATAAATTCAGATGGGCATCATTTTATTAAAGAATATTTAAATATTCTCGAAAATGCTGAATTAAATGAAAAAGAAGAAATTCTTTTGTTGGATTTTGCAATTAAAACGATTCAGGCTGATGATGAAATCGAATATTCTGAAATTAAATTCTTTAAGACCATCCGGCATCGCTTAACAATCTCAGATGAAACTATTCTTGCTTTTCATCCTGGTATTGAAGATTACCTAGAAGAAGATATTATTACTCCTTCTTTAGACAAATTAACAGATCATTTTTTTGAGACATTGAATTTAAATAACTTCGAGGAAATTGTAATATCAACCGAAAATTAG
- a CDS encoding type II toxin-antitoxin system antitoxin SocA domain-containing protein: MKSPFTGKEMKLTKEKRTVSFRKQKIEYTNLSYFCEQSNESFVSTELEELNIKQIHNKYRELNNIPFPEEIKKLRQHYGLAAAKMSELFGFGPNQYALYEGGDMPSISNAKSISLALDPLVFKKMIEENRVIIKEKEFKSIVSKITTVMMDECDFFIEDYLLGDHNPTAFTGYKTPSFEKLSNMTVFFAEHLKPHKTTLNKLLFYADFGHYKNHASSITGCRYAAIPYGPVPDKFNSLFDKMRSDCFINVEYKEYPNGSLGEKFVPNSKFVFNESLFEKTELDVMEKVKDDFKGKSSKAVVEISHRETAWLENQEDRSLINYEHAFDLNLL, translated from the coding sequence ATGAAAAGTCCTTTTACAGGAAAAGAAATGAAACTGACCAAAGAGAAAAGAACAGTCAGTTTCAGAAAGCAAAAGATTGAATATACAAACCTCAGTTATTTTTGTGAGCAAAGCAACGAAAGTTTTGTATCCACCGAATTAGAGGAACTCAACATTAAACAGATTCATAACAAATATCGGGAATTGAATAATATCCCTTTCCCGGAAGAAATAAAAAAACTGCGGCAGCACTACGGTCTTGCAGCCGCTAAAATGAGTGAATTATTTGGTTTTGGGCCTAATCAGTACGCTCTGTATGAGGGTGGTGATATGCCAAGTATATCTAATGCTAAATCGATCAGTTTGGCACTGGACCCACTCGTTTTTAAAAAAATGATAGAAGAAAACAGAGTTATCATCAAGGAAAAGGAGTTTAAATCAATCGTTTCAAAAATTACGACGGTGATGATGGACGAATGTGATTTCTTTATTGAGGATTATTTGTTGGGTGACCATAATCCCACTGCATTCACAGGTTATAAAACACCAAGTTTTGAGAAGCTTTCGAATATGACCGTTTTTTTCGCTGAGCATCTTAAACCGCATAAAACTACCCTGAATAAATTATTGTTTTATGCAGATTTTGGACATTATAAGAATCATGCTTCCTCAATAACCGGTTGTAGGTATGCGGCAATTCCTTACGGACCGGTACCAGATAAATTTAACAGTTTATTCGATAAAATGAGAAGCGACTGTTTTATCAATGTTGAATACAAAGAATATCCCAATGGATCATTGGGCGAGAAATTTGTTCCTAATTCAAAATTCGTTTTTAATGAATCTTTATTTGAAAAAACGGAATTAGATGTTATGGAAAAAGTAAAAGATGATTTTAAAGGAAAATCTTCAAAAGCTGTGGTTGAAATAAGTCATCGAGAAACAGCTTGGCTTGAAAACCAGGAGGACAGGTCATTAATAAATTACGAACACGCATTTGATTTAAACTTGCTTTAG
- a CDS encoding transposase, protein MKNSKFSEVQIIKILSEQNQGKTVNEICREHGISQPTFYKWKSKYGGLDVQQLSKMKEMEKQLSQYKKIVAEQTLEIVVLKDVIEKKL, encoded by the coding sequence ATGAAAAACAGTAAATTTTCAGAAGTTCAGATCATCAAGATATTATCTGAACAAAATCAGGGAAAAACGGTAAATGAGATTTGCCGGGAGCATGGAATTAGCCAGCCAACCTTTTACAAGTGGAAGAGCAAATATGGTGGATTGGATGTTCAGCAACTTTCAAAAATGAAAGAGATGGAAAAGCAACTTTCGCAATATAAAAAGATCGTAGCTGAGCAAACTTTGGAGATTGTCGTCTTAAAAGATGTGATCGAAAAAAAGCTCTAA
- a CDS encoding IS3 family transposase encodes MDYSKEIHNMSLRKACKVFSLRSSVYYYRQVFKSSDDEIRAELILLADSNQTWGFWMMHNRLKNLGFGWNHKRVYQIYKSMRLNLRSKRKKRLPARIKQPLVRPIYPNVTWSMAFMHDSLENGKSVRTLNIIDDFNREILNITIDSSLPSAKVISQLEQLIEWRGKPEKIRVDNGPEFIAEKMKDYCNKENIELSFIQPGKPTQNSLIERFNRTFRTEFLSVYLFENIKQMRNYAEIWMWMYNNERPHSALQYLTPRDFLLKYGKLNQNSANEFPTFQQNFNNDNNKILSKNSTFECA; translated from the coding sequence GTGGATTATTCGAAAGAAATCCATAACATGAGTTTGCGCAAGGCGTGCAAAGTGTTCAGTTTAAGAAGTTCAGTTTATTATTATCGTCAGGTATTTAAAAGTTCAGATGATGAAATCCGTGCAGAACTTATTTTACTTGCAGATTCTAATCAAACGTGGGGCTTTTGGATGATGCACAATCGGTTGAAAAACTTAGGCTTTGGATGGAATCACAAAAGGGTTTATCAGATTTATAAGTCGATGAGATTAAATTTGCGAAGTAAAAGGAAAAAGCGGCTTCCAGCACGGATAAAACAACCACTGGTTCGCCCCATCTATCCGAACGTTACTTGGAGCATGGCTTTTATGCACGACAGTTTGGAAAATGGCAAAAGCGTGAGAACCCTTAATATCATTGACGATTTTAACAGAGAGATTTTAAACATCACTATTGACAGCAGCTTGCCCTCTGCAAAAGTAATCTCGCAATTGGAACAATTAATTGAATGGCGGGGAAAACCTGAAAAAATAAGAGTGGACAACGGACCGGAATTTATTGCAGAAAAAATGAAAGATTATTGCAACAAAGAGAATATCGAACTAAGCTTTATTCAACCAGGGAAACCTACACAAAACTCATTGATTGAGAGATTTAACAGAACATTCCGGACAGAGTTTTTAAGTGTTTACCTCTTTGAGAACATCAAACAAATGAGAAATTATGCAGAAATATGGATGTGGATGTACAATAATGAGAGACCGCATAGTGCGTTACAATACCTTACACCACGGGATTTTTTATTGAAATATGGAAAACTCAATCAAAATAGCGCAAATGAGTTTCCCACATTCCAACAAAATTTCAACAACGACAACAATAAAATATTATCAAAAAACTCTACTTTTGAGTGTGCCTAA
- a CDS encoding IS110 family RNA-guided transposase, translating into MMKKVLKQVAGIDVAQKELVVTFGCLFEDFSIDLSAYKVFKNTDNGMRLLVEWINKLRNQDVVVNYVMEATGVYHQKFAYYLEENKYNVSVVLPNKISNYMRTLEVKTITDKSCSQAISQFGLERKLEAWKRPEKAYKELQQLTRERDQIVLERSIIKNQIHAEKTEAEPNLKSLDRMQLRIRFLNTQEKEIKNDIKSIVDLHPKIKQIIGRVTTIPGIGDLTAVIVLAETNGFELIRNKSQLSSYAGLDVIEKQSGTSVKGKPRISKKGNRNLRKSLHLPALAAVKWDDNFRNIYARLVSKHGIKMKALVTIQRKLLELIYLLFKNETEYDKEYQTKNSVQTQMV; encoded by the coding sequence ATGATGAAAAAAGTATTGAAACAAGTGGCAGGGATTGATGTCGCACAGAAAGAATTAGTGGTTACTTTCGGATGTTTATTTGAAGATTTTTCAATTGATTTATCTGCATACAAAGTTTTTAAAAATACTGATAATGGTATGAGATTGTTGGTTGAGTGGATTAATAAATTAAGAAACCAAGATGTCGTAGTTAATTATGTGATGGAAGCGACAGGAGTTTATCACCAAAAATTCGCCTATTATCTTGAAGAAAACAAGTACAATGTTAGTGTTGTTTTACCCAACAAGATTAGCAATTACATGAGAACTTTGGAGGTGAAAACGATAACAGACAAGAGTTGTTCTCAAGCCATTTCTCAATTTGGATTGGAACGAAAATTAGAAGCGTGGAAAAGACCAGAAAAAGCCTATAAAGAACTTCAACAGTTGACTCGGGAAAGAGACCAGATCGTTCTGGAAAGAAGTATTATTAAAAATCAAATTCATGCTGAAAAGACTGAAGCAGAGCCTAATTTAAAAAGTTTAGATAGAATGCAGTTGCGTATCAGATTTTTAAATACACAAGAGAAAGAAATTAAAAATGATATTAAATCGATTGTAGATCTTCATCCGAAAATAAAACAAATTATAGGACGAGTTACAACGATTCCGGGAATCGGAGATTTAACAGCGGTAATCGTTTTAGCGGAAACAAATGGTTTTGAACTCATTAGGAACAAATCTCAATTATCGAGTTATGCAGGTCTTGATGTAATAGAAAAGCAATCAGGAACATCCGTAAAAGGCAAGCCGAGAATATCTAAAAAGGGAAATAGGAATCTGCGAAAATCACTTCACTTACCAGCTTTAGCTGCGGTAAAATGGGATGATAATTTTAGAAATATCTATGCAAGATTAGTTTCAAAACATGGTATAAAAATGAAAGCTTTGGTAACAATACAAAGAAAACTTTTAGAATTAATTTACCTATTATTTAAAAACGAAACAGAATATGACAAAGAATATCAAACAAAAAATAGCGTGCAAACACAAATGGTTTAA
- a CDS encoding transposase codes for MMKKVLKQVAGIDVAQKELVVTFGCLFEDFSIDLSTYKVFKNTDNGMRLLVEWINKLRNQDVVVNYVMEATGVYHQKFAYYLEENKYNVSVVLPNKISNYMRTLEVKTITDKSCSQAISQFGLERKLEAWKRPEKAYKELQQLTRERDQIVLERSIIKNQIHAEKTEAEPNLKSLDRMQLRIRFLNTQEKEIKNDIKSIVDLHPKIKQIIGRVTTIPGIGDLTAVIVLAETNGFELIRNKSQLSSYAGLDVIEKQSGTSVKGKPRISKREIGICENHFTYQL; via the coding sequence ATGATGAAAAAAGTATTGAAACAAGTGGCAGGGATTGATGTCGCACAGAAAGAATTAGTGGTTACTTTCGGATGTTTATTTGAAGATTTTTCAATTGATTTATCTACATACAAAGTTTTTAAAAATACTGATAATGGTATGAGATTGTTGGTTGAGTGGATTAATAAATTAAGAAACCAAGATGTCGTAGTTAATTATGTGATGGAAGCGACAGGAGTTTATCACCAAAAATTCGCCTATTATCTTGAAGAAAACAAGTACAATGTTAGTGTTGTTTTACCCAACAAGATTAGCAATTACATGAGAACTTTGGAGGTGAAAACGATAACAGACAAGAGTTGTTCTCAAGCCATTTCTCAATTTGGATTGGAACGAAAATTAGAAGCGTGGAAAAGACCAGAAAAAGCCTATAAAGAACTTCAACAGTTGACTCGGGAAAGAGACCAGATCGTTCTGGAAAGAAGTATTATTAAAAATCAAATTCATGCTGAAAAGACTGAAGCAGAGCCTAATTTAAAAAGTTTAGATAGAATGCAGTTGCGTATCAGATTTTTAAATACACAAGAGAAAGAAATTAAAAATGATATTAAATCGATTGTAGATCTTCATCCGAAAATAAAGCAAATTATAGGACGAGTTACAACGATTCCGGGAATCGGAGATTTAACAGCGGTAATCGTTTTAGCGGAAACAAACGGTTTTGAACTCATTAGGAACAAATCTCAATTATCGAGTTATGCAGGTCTTGATGTAATAGAAAAGCAATCAGGAACATCCGTAAAAGGCAAGCCGAGAATATCTAAAAGGGAAATAGGAATCTGCGA